Genomic window (Streptosporangium brasiliense):
CCGGCCGATCATGGGCCTGGCCGCGGAAAGGTCCGCGTTCCTGCGCTCGCTCCGGGACGACGCCCGGTCGCTTGACGAGGCGATGGCCGTACGCATGGCGGAACGTCCCGACGACGGGCTCGCCGAGTTCCCCCGCTTCTTCGGCGACCGGAGCTCGGTCTCCCTGTCGGGCGCGACGACCACGCCGTGCGTCCTGTGCGGGCGGACGGCGTGGCAGTACCGGCGTCGCGGGTTCAGCGTGTGTGTCCCCGACACCACCGCGCACGTCTGCCTGAGCTGCGGCCCGGTCGGATACACGATGGACGGCGGGGTACGGCTCGACGCGGACGCCGCCCCGGCCGTCTTCGCCGGGGCGGCGTTGCGCATCGAGGCCACGGTCGAGCCGGCGCGGCCGGGGCCGGTGCAGGTGGGCGTGATCGTCCCCTGGAGCCTCCGTGCCCAGATATCCCCGGCGCTGCACGGTGTACGGCTCGGCCGACGGGAGCGCCGGAGCGTCCTGTTCGACATACGTCTCGACCCGTCGGCGCCGCCGCAGGAGCACCACTTCACGGTCTTCGGCGTTCAGGATCTCGCGATCTCCCTGTTGCGTTGTCCCTTCGCCGTCCTGCCACCCGAGGAGGCATAGGTGGACAGCACCCTCCACGCGGAGGTGGCCCGCCGGGCAAGGGAGCGGCCGGACCATCCGGCGCTGGTCGAGCGGGGAGTGACCGTCAGCTACCGCACCCTCGACCGGGCGGCTGACTTCTTCGCGTCGCTCCTCACCGACCTGGGCGTCGGCCCCGGGAGCACGGTCCCCGTCATCCTTCCCCGGTCCGCGCGTCTGGTCGTCGTCCAGCTCGCACTGCTGAAGTGCGGGGCGGCCTACTCCGTGCTCGATCCAGGATGGCCCGCCGAGCGGCTGGAGTCGCTCGTCGGGCGCCTGCCGTCGCCTCTGGCCGTTGCGGACTCGCAGGCACACGGGTTCCCCGTCTGGACCCCGCCCCAGGAGTCACCGCGGGAATCCGCGGGCCGTGCGGCAGCCCCGCCACAGCGGGGCGCCGACGGCGCCACACCCGCGATGGTCATCTTCACCTCAGGGACCACCGGGGTGCCCAAAGCGGTGGTTCTGCCGCACCGGGCGGCGCTGCGCCTGTTCCGCGGAGACAGCCCGGCCTCTTTCGGCCCCGGCCACGTCATGCCGCAGGTGTCGAACGCGGCATGGGACATGTACGCCCTGGAGGTCTGGGGAACTCTGGTCGCGGGAGGAACCTGTCTCGTCCCGGACGACCGGATCTTCCTCCCGGAGACCCTGCGCGCCGCCGTCACCGAGCACGGCGCGAACACGGTGCACATGCCGACCGCTCTGTTCAACCTGTTCGTCGATGTGGACCACAGCTGCTTCGCCGGCCTGCGGACGGTTCTCGTCAGCGGTGAGGCGATGTCCGGCGCCCACGCCGCCAGGTTCATCCGGGCCCATCCGGGGATTGCGCTGGTGAACTGCTACGGCCCCGTCGAATGTTGCATGTTCGTCTCTTCCCACCAGGTCTCCGCGCGGGACTGCGACGCCTCCGGCGGCGTTCCTCTGGGTACGGCGGCGCCGGGCACACGGATCTTCGTGATGGCCGGCGACGAGGTGTGCCCCTCCGGGAAAGAGGGCGAGATCTGCGTGGCCGGTGACGGCCTGGCCGTGGGTTACCTGGGACAGGACGGACTGACCGCGGAGCGGTTCCGCACCGTGTCGATCGAAGGTGCGCCGACGCGGGTGTACCGCACCGGCGACCAGGGACGCGTGGACGGCGACGGCAACCTGCGCTACCTCGGCCGCAGGGACCGCCAGGTGAAGCTCCGCGGCTTCCGGGTCGAACCCGCCGAGGTGGAGCATGCCGCCCGCTCGGTGCCGGGCGTTCTCAACTGCGCCGCGGTGCCGATCCGCGGAGCGGACGGCAGCTACCAGTCCATGGCGCTGGCCTACACGTCCGGCTCGAAGGGCGTGACCGACTCCGCGGACCCGCTCGGAGTGCGCTCGGCCCTGGCCGAGGTGCTCCCCGAGTATCTGGTGCCGACGCATGCGGTGGCCGTCGACGCTCTGCCCCTGACGCCGAACGGAAAGTTGGACCGGGCCGCCCTGGAGGCCTGGGGAAGCACGCATTTCAGGAGGAACAACCATGACTGAGCGCCATCCCCGCCTGCTGATCGTGGGACTGGATCGGTATACCCTCGACGCCTGTGTCCGCCTGGGCGTGGCCGCCGTCGTCGTCTGCGGCGCGGCCAGCTGGGACGACGGGCTCATAACCATCCCCTCCGAGCTCTCCGTGCTCAGGGTCGACGATCAGAGCAACGTCGAAGCCGTGCTGATGGCGCTGCGCCGGGCCGGGCTGGGCGCCGACGACTTCGACGCTCTACACACCTCCGACGAGTACTCCATGGTCTCGGCGAGCATCCTGGCCCGCCATCTCGGTCTGCCGTGCCTCGATCCGGAGGCGGCGGTGCGCTTCCGCGACAAAAGCCTGCAGAAGGCCGCGGTGCGCGACGCCGGTCTGCCCGCAGCACGGTGTGTGGTCGTGGAGGATGTCCTCTCCGTCTCCGGCCTCGAGGAGCTGCCCTTCGAACCCGCCGTGCTCAAGCCGGTGGCCGGTGCCGCGACTGCCCTCACCTCGGTGGTCGAGAACGTCGATGATCTCCGGGCCCAGAGTGAGGAGTACGGACGGAAGAAGATCAGCCAGCGCACCTTCGTGCTGGAGGAGTACGTCGCCGGCGACGAGTGGTTCGTGGACGGGATCGTCCACGGCGGGGAACTGCTGTTCTGCGCCGTGGGCGCCTACGGGGACCCGTGCCTGACCGCCATCCAGAGCGGGAAGCCCCTCTGGCTGCGCCACTTCGACCCGGTCGGGGAGAGCTGGGTATACGAGAAGGCACAGGGCTTCGTGGAATCCGCGCTCGGAGCACTCGGGCTTCAAGACGGGTCATTCCACATGGAGCTCTTCCACGACCGATCGTCCGGAGTGCTGACGTTCGGCGAATGCGGCGCCCGTCGCGGGGGCGCGCTGATCCACGAGCAGATCCAGGCGAAGTTCGGGGTGAACATCGCCGAGTGCGCCGTCCAGATCGCCCTCGGACGCCGTCCCGAGATCGAGGCCAAAGTCAGGCCGGAGGTCTTCGGGGGCACCTACCTGCCCGGACGTCCGGGGACGTTGCTCGACTGCCCCACGCCGGCCGACCTCCTCGCTCTGCCGTACGTCGAGTTCGTCCGGATCGAGCACCCGGTCGGCACGCACTTCGCGGCCGGTCCGGCCAACACCAGTCAAAGGGTCGGGCAGTTCATGGTCGTGGCGGACTCGATCGAGCAGCTCACCGAACGCTTCGAGGACGTCAGACGTTGGTTCGACGAGCGCCTCTGGGTGCTTCCCGAGGAGCTGCCGACCAGAGGCAGGCGGGACTTCCAGCGGGAATGGCGGCCGACCGCCGACTTCAGGGACACTCTGTGGCGGTGACGGCCGTCCTGCTCCCGGCCGACAGGGGCCAGCGGGTGGTCGCGATGACGTCCTTCGTGCACAGCTTCGGCTCGGGACTGTTCATCGCGGCCGGCGCGCTCTTCTTCACCCGGGTCGTCGGCCTTCCCGCGCCGCAGGTGGCCGGCGGACTGTTCGCGGCGGCGATGACAGGGCTGGTCGCGGGTGTGTATGTCGGACACCTGGCGGACCGGTGGGGGCCGAAGCGCGTCCAGATCGGGGTGGCGGTCTGCGGAACGGTGGTGAACACCGGTCTGCTGCTGGTCGACACGTTCTGGACCTACCTTCTGGTCTCCATGCTGTCCGGTGCCGTGATCGCGGGGAGCTGGTCGACGCTGGCCCCGCTCGTGCGCGGTTTCGGCGGGCCGACACCGGCCGTCTTCCGCGGTTATCTGCGGTCTGTGGGCAATCTCGCGATAGCGCTCGGCGCGGTGGCGGCGGGCTTCGCCATCCAGTTGGACACCAGGGCGGCCTTCCTGACCGTCATGATCTGCCGGTCGCTGACCTATCTGATCTCCGGGCTGATCCTCCTGTGGCTTCCGCCCTTCACCCTCGAAGGCTCCGGCGGCGCCGACCGCGGCTGGGCGGCTCTGCGTGACCGCACCTATCTGGCCGCGACCGCGATCAACGCGGTGATGTCCCTGCACTTCGCAGTCCCCACGTTCCTGCTCCCGCTGTGGATCGTGGATCACACCGCCGCTCCCCGATGGACGATCTCCGCGGTACTCGTCCTCAACACGATTCTGGTGGTCGTCCTCCAGGTCCGCATCAGCCGGAACGTCGCCGATGTGCCGTCTGCAGGACGCGCGATGCGCTGGGCGGGCACGGCCCTCTGGGTGGGCATGCTCCTGATGGCGCTGGCCGAGGGAATTCCGCCCTGGTCCGGTGTTCTCCTCCTGGCGGCGGGAGTGATCGCCTACACATTGGGAGAGATCTGGCACAGCGCTGCCTCAGCCGAGTACTCCTTCGGTCTCGCGCCGATTCACGCGCAGGGCCAGTACGCGGGAGTCTTCGGCCTGGGTCATGGGCTGGCCGAAGGGGTGTCACCAGCGGTCATGAGCGCCCTCCCCCTGGCCCTGGGCCTTCCCGGCTGGCTCCTGCTCGCCACACTGTTCCTCGCCACCGGCCTGGCCTGCCGCCCCCTCATGGCCCATGTCTCCCGCCCTGTCCCCCGCCCTGTCAGATGAACGGCAGTACGGCGAGCGTCATCTCGGCGACCGAGACGGAGCCGGGTCCGGACAATGTGGACAGCTCTCCTCGGCCGGCCCACCACCGAGACGGACAGAACTCGGCGCGAGCTTGGTCGGTCTTGGACCGGCGGATGGTGACCCCCCAGGCCATCGGCGGTGGCGGGCAGCGGCGTGCGGTGATGGGTGGCGCACCAGGCGGTGAAGGTCTCCCGGTGGCGGGCGTAGGCGCGGCTGGTGTTGTCGGCCGGACCACCGGCGACACGGGCGCGGGCGGCGTCGCCGAGCTCCCGGTCGGCGGTGGTCGCCGCGATGATGTCCGCCGAGGCCGTGGTGTCAGGGGCCGGCCCCACCCGATAGGCCCTCCACTCAGGACGGGCGCGGCCCTGCCAGGAGCTCGCCGACCTGGACGACCGCGAACTCGACCTGGCCCTGGCCCTCCTCCCAGTTGGCGATCAGCGTGCAGCCCTCGTCGGCGAGCAGGTCGCCGCCCGACCGCTCGGTCCGCAGGTACATCAGCCCCTCCTCACCTTCGGTGCAGAAGAAGCTCAGGTGGGCGAACAGCTCGGGCGGCGTGAGGCCGGCCAGCGCCTCCTGCCACTCCTCGGCCGCCTCCGCCTCGAGGGGGAGGAGGCTTTCGGGGCCCGTGCCGAGCGCGGTGGCGACCCGCATCGCGTCGAAGAGCGTGCCGTCCGAGACCAGCCGCGGGTAGCAGACGGTCCAGGTGTCGCGCAGACCGGACGCGGCGAGGTCGTACCGCGCCAGCAGGGGAGCCAGGTCGCCGCCCAGGACGAGCCGGCCCGCGAAGCACGCCGCCGCGAGATCCGCCTCGAACTCCGGCGGCAGCCCGGCCTTGTCGAACTCGAAGACCGACCGGCTCGCGTCGAACTCCAGCAGCGGCTCGTCCAGGTCGAAGACCGGGCAGTCCCAGACGACCGGCTCGGCGCCGCGGAGGGCGGCCGGGTTCACCCAGGCGGTGTCCCGCGCGAAGCCGAGCTCGTTGATGAGGTTGCCGCCGAAGAACGTCGCGTAGGCGGCGTCGGCGTCGAAACTCGCCAGTGGACGGCCGAGCAGGATCTCAAAGGCGCCGGTCAGCTTTTCCAGCCACGGACCCGAAATGTTCGCGGAAACGGAGTTCATGCCGGGACCATATAGGTCGGGTCCGTCATTAGCCATGGACGCCGACTGTCACCATCCAGAGCACCGGAAATCACCCACCCGCCTACTGACCGTGCCGCCTCCGGCAGCCCTGCCGGAGGCGGCGAGGTCGCATCAGGCGACGGCGGTCCCCTCGAGCTCGACCATCAGGTCGGGGATCGCCAGCCGTGTCACCCCGAGCATCGTGGTGGACGGCGCCACCCCGGCGGCGCCCAACCGCGACGCCAGCACGCCGTAGTGCTCGAAGAGCCGATCGACGTCGGTGGTGTAGACGTTGAGCCGGACGAGGTTCGCCAGGGACATGCCGGCCTCGCCGAGCACGGCCTCCAGGTTGTCGAGGCTCAGCGCCAACTGCGCCGCCATGTCATCGGCATGCTGGGGCTTGCCGTCGCCGCTCATCGCGGTCTGCCCGGAGCAGTACAGGGTCCGGGTGTGCCCGGAGACGATCTCCCCCTGGTTGTACCCCATCTCCACCGACCACGCCCACGGGTTGACCGCCGTCCGCTCCATTGCCACATCAGCTCCATTCGATTCGTCGGGAGTACGTACGTCCATCGGCTCGGTAGCCACCATCTCTGACGTCGCGTTGACAAACCTCCCAGCAAATCACGACATCCTGTGTCGTGTATTCCTCTAAGGTTTTCGTATGCGCGCCGACCGGCTGGTCTCACTGGTGCTGCTGCTGCGGCAGCACGGTCGGCTGTCCGCGACCGCGCTGGCCCGCGAGCTGGAGGTGTCCACCCGCACCGTGCTGCGCGACATCGAGGCGCTGTCCGCAGCCGGTGTCCCGGTCTACGCCGAACGCGGCCGGCACGGCGGTTTCGCGTTGTTGCCCGGTTTCCGGACCGAGCTCACCGGACTGAACCCCGACGAGGCCCTTGCCCTGCTGGTCGCCGGATCGCGGCGCGGCGCGCAGGCATTCGGCCTCGGCTCGGCGCTCGCTTCGGCGATGCTCAAGGTGGTTGACGCGCTACCCGAAAGCTATCGGGACACCGCGGCCGGCGCGGCCGAGCGATTGCTCATCGACCCGGAGGTGGACCTCCTCTCGCGCCGGCTGGTCGCCGAGGAGGTGCCTGACGCCATAGCGGCCGAGGTCCTGCGCGCGGTGTTCGCCGGACACAAGCTGCAGATCCACTACGCGGCTGTGGACCAGACCCCGAAGTGGCGCACGGTGGACCCGATCGGCCTGGTCACCATACGCGACCGGGGCTACTTGCTGGCCACGAGGTCCGGCGCGGACCGCACCTACCGGCTGTCCCGAATCTTGGCCGCCAAGGAGCTCCCCGAACCCGCACAGCGACCGGAACGGGTCGATCTGGACCGGGCCTGGCAGGAACGCAGCACGCGGTTTCGGACCGGCGGCGACCAAGTCACCGTGCTGGTACTGATGAACCCGGAGCGGCGGGAGGAGCTGCTGGGCACCGCGCTGGCCGTCAGCGCCGAAGAAGCCGACGCAGACGGCCGGCTGCGGCTGGAGGTGACCTTCCAAGATCCGAGACACGCCGAATGGGCGCTGTGGCAGCTCAGCACGGACGCGGAAGCCCTGGCCCCGCAGTGGCTGCGCACCTCCCTGCGCAACCGCGCCACCGCGCTCGCCACCCGCTACGGAGTCTCGTCCTGAGAGTCAGTCGCCTTCCGCGGGATCGCCCAGTCCGGCGCCCAGGTCCCGGCGGCGTCGTGGCCGGCCACTGTGGCGGCGAGGTGGGCACGGAGGGTGGCCAGCGCGGGGTGCGGGTTGTCGCGGTGCCACAGGAGCGAGTGCGGGTAGACGGGCGTGGGGTCGGTCACCGGGATGCGGCGCAGGCCGTGGTCGGCGGGCCAGACGAGACGGGTCTGCTCCCCCATGAAGGTGGCCAGGGCCGGAGTGTCGGCGACGGTGTCGAGGAGCGCGTCTGAGCCGAAGTTGGGGCCGGTCGCCTCGATGGTGAGGCCGAACTCGGCGACGAGATCGTCGTAGTAGGCGGCCCACTCGGTACCGGGGACGATGCCGGGCATCCAGATCCGGTGCCCGGCGAGCTGGGTCAGGGTCACCGACCGGGCGCCCGCCAGCGCGTGGGCGGGGCCGGTGAGGAGCTGGAGCGGCTCGTCGAGCACCCGGACGGCCTCGATGTCCTCGGGAAGGGGCCGGCCGGGCACGGCGACGGCGCGGAAGGACGCGTCGATCACACCGGACCGAACGGCGGCGACGGCCGTCTCGATGTCGAACAGCATCACCACGTCGAGCTCGATCTCGGGGTGCGCGCGGTGGAAGCCGCGCATCAGGCCTGAGGCCGCGCCGCGCGAGGCGATCATGTCGACGCGCAGCGGACGGCTGCCGGTGCGGACGGACGCGACCGCGCGCTCGGCGACCCGGAGCAGTTCCCTGGCGTGGGGCAGGAACGCCTGCCCGTCGATGGTGAGCTCGGCGCCGCGCGGGGTGCGGGTGAACAGCCGTACTCCGAGGTCGCGCTCCAACGCGGCGATGCGCTTGGAGACGGCCTGCTGGGTGACCGCCAGCTCGGCGGCGGCCTCCTGGAATTGCCCCGCGTCGGCGGCGGCGACGAAGGTCCGGACGGTGTCGAGGTCCATGCGGCCACCCTATGGGTACAACCGTTGGTTGTGGCTGAGCGGCCTCACGGTTGTTTGATCCCCTGATACGGCGCGCGCTTTGATGCATGCGATCGCGGATCGGTTGTGCAGATGAGTGGCGAGGAGCGTCGGGCATGCGGAGCGGGAATCGGTTGGGGCGGCAGTTCGGATGGCTCTGGGGAGCGTACGGGACCAGCGCGCTCGGTACGTGGATCGCCTTCGGCGCGTTCCCGCTGATCGCGGTCCAGGTGCTGCATGCCGGGCCGGCGGAGGTCGCGGCGTTGTCCTCCGTGGGGGCTTTGGCGGGCGCGGCCGTGGCGGTGCCGCTCGGCCCCTGGGTGGAGTTCCGCCGCAAGCGGCCGGTGCTGATCGGGACGGACCTGGTGCGGTCCGCGGCGCTGCTGACGATCCCCGCCGCGTTCGCGCTCGGCGTGCTCTCCTTCGTCCAGCTCCTGCTGGTCTCGGCCGTCGTCGCGGCGGCCGACATCACCTTCCGCGCCACCTCCGGCGCGTACCTGAAGACGCTGCTGCCGGCCGAGGACCTGCTCGTCGCCAACGCCCGGTTCGAGTCCACGACCTGGACGACCACGATCATCGGACCACCGCTGGGCGGTGCCGCGATCGGGCTCCTCGGTCCGGTGGCGACGGTGGTGGCCGACGCGGTCAGCTACCTGCTCTCGGCCCTGGGCATCCGCGCGGCGGGCGGCCAGGAGCCGCGGCCCGAGCGCCGGGAGGCCGCGCGCATGCGGGCCGGGGACCTGCTCGACGGTTGGCGCTACATCCTCGCCGACGCGACGCTGCGTCCGCTGTTCTTCAACACCGCCTTGTTCAACGGCCTGGTGATGGCCACCGACGCGCTGCTGGCCGTCCTGATGCTCGGCCAACTCGGGTTCGCACCGTGGCAGTACGGCCTCGCCTTCGCCGCGCCCGCGGTCGGCGGGCTGCTCGGTTCGCGGCTGGCCCGACCGCTCGTCACCCGGTTCGGGCAGCACCGGGTCCTGGTCGCGGCCGGGGTGCTGCGCGCGATCTGGCCCATCGGGCTGGCCTTCCTGGGGCCGGGGACCGGAGGGCTGCTGCTGGTGATGGGCGTCGAGCTCGGGCTGATCTTCTGCTGCGGGGTCTTCAATCCCGTCTGCGCCACCTACCGCCTCGAACGCACCGCGACCGAGCGGGTCGCCCGCACGCTGTCCGCCTGGTCGGTGACGACCAAGGTCTCGACCGCGCTCCTGACGGCCGTATGGGGTGTGCTGGGCAGCCTGCTCGGCCCGCGCACGGCCATCGGCCTGGCCGGCGTGCTCCTGCTGGCGACTCCGCTGCTGCTCCCCCGACGCGCCGCGGCACCCCTCACCGAGCCGGAGCCGGCACCGAGCCGCGCCTGACGGGCCGTCACGGCCGTCACGGCCGTCACCGCGATCGGGTCGCGCACCCCTGTCGGAGCGGTCCGCCCCTCCGCGTAGGGCTCGGAGATGAGCGCGGCGGCCTTCACCGAGGCCGGTGGGGTCGCGGCACGGCAGATCGTGGCTCACGTACCCAATGTGTAGTCGGCCCCGGCGCGCGGTCTCGCGTGTCAGGGCACCCTCATCACCCAAGGAGAGAAATGACCGTCACGCCCCCGGTGCTCGACCCCCGGACGGCCGCACTGCTCGTCCTGGATTACCAGCAGGGAATCCTGGCCTCGCTCCCCGGCCTGGCCGACCCGGAAGCGCTGCTGTCACGGGTGGCCGGCGCCATCGCCGACATGCGAGCGCACGGCGCCGCCATCGCCTACGTGCGAGTCGGATTCACCGCAGCCGACTGGGCGGCGATCCCGCCGGCCAACAAGACTTTCTCCTTCCTCGGCCGGCAGCGCCTCATGCACCACGCGGATCCCGCCACAGACTTCCACCATCAGCTCGCTCCCGAGCCCGGCGACATCACCGTCCGCAAGACCCGCTACGGCGCGCTGTCGACGACAGACCTGGACCGGCAACTGCGGGATCGCGGAATCACCACCCTGGTCATCGCCGGCATCACCACCAGCGGCGCCGTACTGTCCACCGTCACTGACGCCGCCGACCGCGACTACCGGCTCTACGTCCTCTCCGACGGTGTCACCGACCCGGACCCGCAAGCCCACCAGACCCTGATGACCAGCATTTTCCCGAGAGTGGCCCACATCGTCGACACCGCCGAACTGCGCTCGCTCCTGCACGAGAGCCATCCCGATCGGGCAAAGACCGGCAGGGCATAACCGTCAATGACGATCAGCGACCGTCAGGGGGATCGCTGTCAGCGGCCGGACCTCGGTTCTGACCGCTGACGGATCATGTGTCCGCCGAGACGGTCGGACGGGTCAGCTGTGTGTGGGTCTGTCCGCTGTCGAGCAGCGCTGTCGGGCGGTGTCGGCGGTCCCCGCCGACGCGGGGGTGAGCGAGACCGCCGGCCATGTCGGGGTGTCGCGGCAGACGGTATGGTCCCGGCTGCGCCGCTGTCGGGCACCCGGCCTTTCGGGATCGGCGGACCGTGAGGTCATCACCGCGGAACGGACAGGAAAGGCCGGCCCTCCTCCCCCCTCATCATTGCCTGCCCCCAGCTCAGGACAGGGCCCTGACGCGGGCGGCCTGCTCTTCTTGGACTCTTCGGGCAGTACGCAGGAAATCGAGGACGACGGCCAGTTCGTCCGGCCCGTACTCCTGCAGCGCCCGGGCACCCGCCTGGCCGACCGGGACGAAGATCTCGGCATCGGCCGAGCGGGCGGCGTCGGTCGCGGCGACCAGGACGCGGCGGCGGTTACCCGGATCGGTGGAACGGACCACCATGCCCGCGCGCTCCAGCCGGTCGATGACCGTGGTGGTGGCCGCCGGGCTGAGCTTCAGCGCGAGGCTGATCCGGCCCGCGGGCACCGGGCCGTCGGCCAGCACCACGTCGAGACAGCGCAGGTCGGTGCGGTTGAGGCCGAGCCGGGCGGCGGCCGCCTCGTCGAAAGCGTCAAAGCTCTGCTGCAGCTGCCGCAGCTCCAGGGCGATCTCCCCGAAAACACTGTGTTTCGACATTCGAATCTTTCCGTTATCGTATATTTCGTTAATCGAAACGACGATATCATGTGCGGAGGCCTCCATGCGCTCAACCATCCTCACCGCAACCACTCCCAGCACGCGAACCGGCGACAACACTCAGATCGAAGAACTCTTCGCCGACTTCCTGGCGGCCTGGACGCCGGGTGACGCCCAGGCGTTCGGCGCGCTGTTCGCCGACGACTCCGAAACCTGGACATGATCGAGTCGGCCGACCGCCGGCGCACCCTCCTGGCGGGAATCTCCGGCCGGATACGACCCGCACCCCGGCATCAAGGATCCGCCGGTCCGACGCCGCTCCGCCGCGGCGACAGGCACCCCGGACGTTCCACGGTGACGGAGAGCAGTTGATCACTGCCGTGGTAGCGTCGCCGTGGAAGCCCGTAAGCGCTTGCCCCGGACGAGATGTGCGCCGTACCCGGCCTGCAAAGACGACGCACTCGAAGGAGACGTCATGGATGCGGGCATATCCCTGATCGATTTCACCGGAGTGACTCCGGAGCCTTGCGCGCTGGACGTCCGGTGGATTCACGGCTCACCGTCGGCCAAGCACAACACCGATCCGGACATCCAGGTCCACGCCTACGACGAGCACACGTTCATCCTGCGGCAGAACATGGCGATCAACTACGAGGCGCCGTTCCTGTTCCTGCTGTTCGGAAACGCGCGGGCGGTGTTGATCGACACCGGCGCCACGGCATCCGCCGAGTTCTTCCCCTTGCGCCGGGTGGTCGACGAGCTCGTCGCCGGCCGGCTCGCCCGCCACCCCCGGGAGGAGTACCACCTGCTGGTGCTGCACACCCACCCGCACGGCGACCACGTCGCGGGCGACGACCAGTTCGCCGGCCGCCCCGATACCACGGTGGTCGGCGCGGACCTGGTCACCGCCTGGGAGTATTTCGGGTTCAGCAAGGATCCCGACGTGGTGGCCCAGGTCGACCTGGGAGGCCGTGTGTTGGAGTGCCTGGCCACCCCGGGCCACCACGAGGCGGCGGTCACGTTCTACGACCGGTGGACCGGGCTCCTGCTCACTGGCGACACGGTCTACCCGGGCCGTCTCTACATCCAGGACTGGTCGGCCTTCGCCCGGAGCATCGACCGCCTGATCGACTTCTCCGACCGCCGGCCGGTCACCCACGTGCTCGGCTGCCACATCGAGATGACCAGGCAGCCAGGCGTGGACTACCCGATC
Coding sequences:
- a CDS encoding MBL fold metallo-hydrolase; its protein translation is MDAGISLIDFTGVTPEPCALDVRWIHGSPSAKHNTDPDIQVHAYDEHTFILRQNMAINYEAPFLFLLFGNARAVLIDTGATASAEFFPLRRVVDELVAGRLARHPREEYHLLVLHTHPHGDHVAGDDQFAGRPDTTVVGADLVTAWEYFGFSKDPDVVAQVDLGGRVLECLATPGHHEAAVTFYDRWTGLLLTGDTVYPGRLYIQDWSAFARSIDRLIDFSDRRPVTHVLGCHIEMTRQPGVDYPIRTTYQPDEPPLQMTTGHLHEIRTAIKEIGDRPSRRAYPLFVLWPNS